A stretch of DNA from Castor canadensis chromosome 2, mCasCan1.hap1v2, whole genome shotgun sequence:
GCCAGTCTTGGCCCCTGGGCAGAAGCCAAAGAGGAGCAACCTCACTTGGGAAGGGGACGACCTCCTAGGCCCTGAGGCAGAAAGAGGATCAAAGAGGGAAAACGCTGGAGAGCACCGATTCAATGCAGCCCTTTGGGTACAAATCAAGGCCAAACCTTGGAGTTGGAAGGCCAGAAAGCGGACCTGGGACCTGTTGTAAACTTTGGGACTAAGTAAGCAAGGGTGTCTGGAGAACAAACTCAGACACTGGCTCTGCCCCAGACTCTCAGGGCAACCTAATTCCGGGCCTCTAAGAGGATGGGACTCCTCTTAGCTCTTCTAGCAGATTTCGGAAGCCCAGCCTGCCTGGTGAGAAAGAGGGCAACCAACTGTGGCGTCAGTACGCTCTCCAGGTTCCTTGACGGCCTAGCCCAGATGTGAGCCAGAGAGGTACGAGGAATGAAACGCGAACCCAGAGAATGAGTATGGTATCACCCCCACTTCGGAGGGGTGGTAAACTGAGGCCTGGGGGCCAAAGCCGGGGCTGCTATTCCACCAGTCACTTCGGAGCCCGGGGCGGAGCCCGGGGCAGAGTTGACAGCTCCACGCTCCCaccgcccctccccgcccccctttCATTTCCGCACTCCGCCCTGCACAGCGCCTTTCCCCTTTTAAAGAAGCGCTGGAGGCTCGGGCCCAAGCTGCGCCAACCCGCGCAGGGCCGCGGCGACGTCGCCCCTTTAAGAACCAGCCTCCCCTAACTCTCTCTTAAACTGGGCGTTCCCGCGGGGCTCGCGGCGCCCGACCGCAGCCCGCCTCCCCGCGCGGCACTTCCGCACCCCGGCGTCGCCCTTTTAAGAGGCAGCCCCCAGCAGCGCTTTCCCCCCGCCCCCTGTTGCCAGCGCGCGAGGCGGGGGAGCCGGGCTGGAGCCGAGCGCGCGGTCCGCGCGGCCACTGGAGACCGGGCGGCCGGCGGCCGggcaggcggcggcggcggcagcagcggaTGGGGACGCGGAGCCGGGCAGCTgtggtggctgtggctgtggcggCGGCGGGGAAGCAGCTGAcgggccggcggcggcggcggcgctggCGGCGGTGACCGGCCCAGGCCCCGGCAGCGGCTTGCAGCGACGCGGTGCCGGGCTGCGGGCGGGCGGCGTGAGCAGCGGCGGCGGAGCCCGGAGCCGCCGGGAGCCCAGGGCGCTGGGCCGCCCCCTGCCCAGTCCTCGCAGGCCGCCAGGCCCCCTCCAGCCGGGGCCGTGGAGCACCGGGGCAAAGGCCGGGGTCCCCCCATGAAGGAGCGCGACGCGGCCCCGGCCGAGCGGGGCAAGCCGGCCACCTACACCGGGGACAAGAAGGCGAAGATGGCGGCCAAGACCAACAAGAAGTGGGTCCGGCTCGCCACCGTGTTCGCCTACGTGCTCTCCGTGTCGCTGGCCGCCATCGTGCTCGCCGTCTACTACAGCCTCATCTGGCAGCCGGTGGGCGCCGGGACCTCGGGGGGAGCTGCGGGCCCGCCTCCCGGCGGCTCCAACGCCACCGGCCCGTCGGGGACTTCGGGGGCGGCGGGGCCCAACACCACCCGGTCGTCCCGCCGCGAGGCGCCGCGCGATGCGCCCCCGCTGCAGGCGGCGCGGCCCGCGCCCCCCGAATCCCCAGCCGACAGCCCCCTGGCCGGGCCGCTCGAGCGACCTCGGGGGCCGGACGAGGACGAGGAAGACGCGGCGGCGGCGCCCGGGACTCGCTGAACCTCTCCGCTCCGGGGGCGGCCGGGAATCAACCTCCCCAAGCCCGGAGGCTGGACTTTGCAGCAGGACAGACGGGGCGGGGAGTCCGCGGGAGTGACCCCAACGAGAGGGGAACCCCTCACCCCACCTCCCCCACGCCTACAATCGCCAGCTCGCCCCGGGACCTGGGAACCCGCAGCCCGATCTTCAGCCAAGGAACCATGATTCCTATCGCTGGGGACTCGGGGTTTGGTCTTCCCAGGACCGTGCTGCGGCAGGGCCCTGAGCCATAGGGGAatgggggagggtggggagatCCTAACGCCGAACCCTCTGCACTGCTCGCTCTGGTGTATCCTACATGCAGGGGGTAACTTGGGCTTCCCCCCCCCACAAGACTCAGGGGAAGGAGGGAGCTGTAGTGGCTCTTTTTTAATAAGCTGAAGCTCTCGAAAGGAAGAGGGCACCAAAAGTAGTGGAGCTCAGGTATGTCAACCTAGTTGCAGTGGCCAGACATGCGTTTAATTTATAGATCCCTGTATATAGTTGTTGACATATGCACTAGAAGCTATAATCACATTGAAATCTATGTATCCTCCCACAGACTGGGTAGCTACTGACTGAGGGGGACCAGCAAGGGCTATTTGCTGGCCCCCAAAGTGCACCTAGCCAGAAGGGCACAAACACGGCTTTTTCATCACTTGCTCTTTCCCctgttccctttctatttcagaaAGATAGGTTCATGACATTCTTTCACAAGAGTATAATCATTTTTGGACTGTTGACATGACAGTGGAAAACCTTGGGAGAAGCAGAAGTAGTTTAGGGAGGGTGGGGAATGTGTGGATACCCTGGTGTTCCCACCCTAGTGCCCCCACCAAAGTGGCTTCCTGTTGCAGGCAGGAGTGTCTGGATGTGGACCAGGGACCATGGATGAGAAAGAGCAAGGCAGCTGTGCTTCAATCCTGGCCTCCCCTCACACAGTTCCTTTAGGAAGAGCAAGCTTTTGTAAGAGTAGCTGGCAAgtgttttatctttctttttttcctgctccTCAAGTTCTTATCTAGTTCCAGATCCTGCCTTATTTTATCTCTCGCTCCTCAACAGCTTGTCCTGTtcatctttgctttccctcttccctgtGTCCGTAACAAGGCACCTATGGAATAGGACAAATCGGTTGTACAAGCAGAGCTTTGATCGTGTCCTCTAGCTTTGAGTTACACTGCAGAATCGGAAGGGCCAGAAGGTGGGCTTCATCTCAGGATTGGGCTTTGGTAGCCAGTTAAGGGACCAGCCATGGGAAAGTTGAATTGGTCTGTCTTTTATCTTTCCTAAAGATTGTGGCCTGCAATTTTATAAAGGAGGTGACAGACATCAAGGGAAATGACATATGTATAGCTCTGGGGCAGCAAGAATTACACTTCCTCAATTTGGATTCCATTTCCTTCTGCCACTTGCTTTTAGGCA
This window harbors:
- the Inafm2 gene encoding putative transmembrane protein INAFM2 → MKERDAAPAERGKPATYTGDKKAKMAAKTNKKWVRLATVFAYVLSVSLAAIVLAVYYSLIWQPVGAGTSGGAAGPPPGGSNATGPSGTSGAAGPNTTRSSRREAPRDAPPLQAARPAPPESPADSPLAGPLERPRGPDEDEEDAAAAPGTR